In the genome of Actinobacillus genomosp. 1, the window AACGCTATAAAGAAGAATTTATCCGCCAACTTTTACGAGGTAGTTTAAGTAAAGAGGAAATCACACAGCAAGCGGTCTTTTTCCAGCTGGATTTTTCCAAACCGCTGGTAGCTATTATGATTAAAATGAATCAGCCGGATGCCGAGAAATTACAATTATTGCTCAATCATTTAGAACTTAATTCTAAGCACATTGCTTTAGCGGTAATGGATTTGGATAAATTGGTGCTGTTGAAAACGGAAGATGAGTTTACTCATTTGTGTAAGGATAGAGGACTATTGTCTTTACTGCCGGAACATAACCGCCATCAAGAATATAAAATCGTGGTCGGGGCAAAAGTGACGCATTTTCATCAAGCGGGCTTTTCTTATCAATCCGCATTACATACGTTGTCTTATGCGGAACAATTACGTTTGAAGAAGCAGATATTACTTTTTTCCGATTATAAATTACCCGCTTTATTGGCTGATTTTGCAAAAACATGGCAAAGCGAAGAATTACTTTCGCCGTTTAATACTTTGTTTGCACAAGACGGAAAAGCGGTTTTATTTAAAAGTTTGCAACAATATTTTTTGTCAAATTGTGATCTTGCTCACGCTTCGGAAAAACTGTTTATTCATCCTAATACGTTACGTTATCGCTTAGAAAAAATTGAACAAATAACGTCCTTATCTTTCAATAAGATAGAGGATAAGTTTATTCTTTATTTAGGTGCTTCACTGTTAAAGTAATTTGTATTTTTATCTAAAAATCTGCAGATATTTCGTTTGTTTTTTGTCATTTTTAATAACGACTTTTCCGATAAAATTTAGATAATAAGCACCGTTCGTTGGTTCATCTCTCTTATAGGGGCTTATTATGGTAACAGTAACAGCAATTGGAGCAGTCGTTGCCCTTTCTGTGGCAATCGTTCTTATCTTGAAAAAAGTGCCGCCGGCATACGGTATGTTAATCGGTGCATTAGTCGGCGGTTTAATCGGCGGTGCGGATCTGTCGCAAACCGTGAGTTTAATGATTGGCGGAGCGCAAGGAATTACCACCGCAGTAATGCGTATCTTAGCTGCGGGTGTATTAGCCGGTGTATTAATTGAATCCGGTGCGGCAAGTACTATCGCCGAAACCATCGTGAAAAAATTAGGCGAAACCCGAGCATTGCTTGCGCTAGTACTTTCAACCATGATTTTAACTGCTGTTGGGGTATTCGTGGACGTAGCGGTGATTACCGTTTCACCTATCGCATTAGCGTTAGCGAAACGTGGTAACTTATCAAAACCGGCTATCTTACTCGCGATGATTGGTGGCGGTAAAGCGGGTAACTTAATGTCGCCAAACCCAAATGCGATTGCCGCTTCGGACGCTTTCCACCTACCGCTCACTTCTGTAATGGCGGCAGGTATCATTCCGGCTATTTTCGGTATTATTTTGACCTATTTTTTAGCCAAACGTCTGATCAACAAAGGTTCAAAAGTGGCGGATAGTGAAGTTTCCGCAAATAATCTGCAAAATTTACCCGCTTTCCTACCGGCAATTGCCGCACCGCTTTGTGCGATTATCTTATTAGCATTACGTCCTATTGCGGATATTAAAATTGACCCGCTGATCGCATTACCGCTTGGCGGCTTAGTCGGTGCGTTGGCAATGGGCAAATTAAAACAAGTAAATCAATTTGCCACTTCAGGCTTATTAAAAATGTCACCGGTCGCCGTGATGTTATTAGGTACGGGGGCATTAGCCGGTATTATTGCCAATTCGGGTTTAAAAGATGTGTTAATTGAAGCATTAACCGCTTCAGGCTTACCGTCTTATTTACTTGCACCGATTTCAGGGGCGTTAATGTCGTTAGCAACCGCTTCAACCACAGCAGGTACCGTGGTTGCTTCAAATGTATTTAGTGCAACTTTAATCGAATTAGGTGTAAGTGCATTGGCTGGTGCGGCAATGATTCACGCCGGTGCGACCGTATTTGACCATATGCCGCACGGTTCTTTCTTCCACGCCACCGGTGGTAGCGTCAATATGGAGATGAAAGAACGCTTAAAATTAATTCCGTATGAAACAGCGGTCGGTTTAATTATGACTATTGTTTCAACCTTGGTATTTGGTGTGTTTAAATTATTCTAAGAGGTAAAATATGAAAATTGTTATTGCTCCCGATTCATTTAAAGAAAGTCTTACGGCGCTTGAAGTGGCGCAATCGATCGAAGGCGGTTTCAGACGTATTTTCCCTGATGCGCAATACATTAAAGTGCCGATGGCGGACGGCGGTGAAGGTTCGGTTCAGTCATTAATTGATGCGACTAAAGGTGAATTATTAGAAGTTGAAGTGACTGCGCCGCTCGGTAATAAAGTAACCGGTTTTTTAGGTATTTCGGGCGATAAACAGACCGCTTTTATTGAAATGGCGGCGGCTTCCGGTTTACACCTTGTGCCTTTTGAGCAGCGTAATCCGCTTAAAACTACCAGTTTCGGTACCGGCGAATTAATCAAAAAAGCGTTAGATTTGGGCGTGAAAAAAATTCTGTTAGGTATTGGCGGTAGTGCAACCAATGACGGCGGTGTCGGTATGTTGCAAGCACTCGGTGCTTCTTTCAAAAATGTGGCTGGTGAGGAAATCGGTTTTGGGGGCGAACAGCTACAACAAATCAGCCGAATTTCGTTGGAAAATTTAGATCCTCGTTTACAAAGCGTTGAGTTTGAAGTGGCGTGTGATGTAAACAATCCGCTATGCGGTGAGCGTGGCGCATCGGCTGTATTCGGTCCGCAAAAAGGTGCAACGCCGGAAATGGTACAAACCTTAGATAAGGCATTGGCACATTTTGCGGAAATTGCCTTAGCTCAACAAGGAATTGCGGTTGCGGAGCGTGCCGGAGCCGGTGCGGCAGGCGGTATGGGCGGTGGCTTATTATTGCTGCCGAACGTGCAGCTTAAAGCCGGCGTACAAATCATTATCGAAGCGACTCGTCTGGCGGAGCATATCCGAGATGCGGATTTAGTGATTACCGGCGAGGGGCGTATGGACGCACAAAGTATTGCCGGTAAAACACCGGTCGGTGTGGCAAAAACGGCAAAACAATTTAATGTGCCGGTAATTGCGATTGTCGGTTGCTTACGAGAAGATTACAATGTGGTTTATCAGCACGGCATTGATGCGGTATTCCCGATTATTCGTCAGTTAAATTCACTTGAAGAAACCTTAAAGCAAGGACGAGAAAACTTGGAGTCCAGCGCAGAAAATGTCGCACGTTTAATTAAATTGAAAATGTAGAAATTGGCGGAGGGCTTATGCAACAGAAACAGTTTATTGTGACCGGACATGTGCAAGGTGTCGGTTTTCGATTCTTCACGCTACAAGAGGCGGGGAAAATCGGCATTAAAGGTTATGTGAAAAATCGCCCTGAAGGCTCGGTGGAAGTGGTTGCAATGGGTAGCGAAGCGCAAATGGCAGCTTTCAGAAACTGGTTACAAAAAGGCCCTCCGACATCTGCAGTACGTAATTTAATTGAACAAAGTTATCAAGGCTCGGAACAATTCGAACGCTTTGAAATTCGGCGTTAAGCATAGCCGATTTGGAATCAGACAAGCGGTTAAATTTGCAAAAAATCTTGTAAATTTAACCGCTTGTGATTTATTGCTCTTTGATAAGTTGCAAGACTTTAATAAACAATTTTTTGAATAAGCGAGGAATCGCTTGATTGCCTCGCTGTTTGATTTCAGTTGAAATCGCAATCGCTAAATCCGGCTTTGAAGTATATTGAATCGCTCGTTTGATAATGGTTTTGCTTGGGAATGATTTATGATCTCTCGGTTGCCAGCGTGCAAGGCGTACAAATACTTCCCTTAGTCCTTCGTGATAGAAAAAATGTTCGATATCTTGGCGTGGAATAACAGTTAGATGTTTGCTCGGATGTTCGTCTTCCTGCAACATACTTTCAGCAATATCGGCATATTTTTCGCCCGCTTGATCGCCGTCGGTTAATACATACCACTCAATACCCATCGCCTTAGCGTATTTAATTAACGGACGTAAGCCGCATTGGGCAAATTCTACAATCCGAATCCCTTCCATTTCCAAATTAATATCCAGTAAATTCGCTAATTCCGTCAAAATCCAAACTTCCGTTTCGCCTTCGACTAAAATCCATGCTCGAGAAAATAAAGCTAGGCCTCGATTATAGTGAATATGAAAGGTGAGTTTACGCAGATCTTCTTTACCTAACGAACTGTGTGCAAGCGAATACGCCTCGGTACGATCTTGATAACGCACCAAGCGGCTGATTTCACGTAATGGCACTTGAGAAAGTAATTCCATCGAATTAGTGGTGGTGATACGTTGCACCGGCAGATAAGTGACTAATTCCCAAAAGATCGCAATCATTCGAGGGTGCAAGCGCGCTTCAAGATCTTCAAATAAGATAATCGGCGTTTTAATTTGATTGTGCTTTTGATTCAGCACAAAGAGTGAGGACAGTTGCGTGCGAACTTGTTGTATCAGCTGTTGATCATTACTTTGTTTTAAACGTTGGCAGAGCGACTTGACTTGATTCCATAGTTGGCTGGTGTCTAACATCGAATTCGGATGATGTTGATGAGCATGTGCATTTAAGAAGTAATATCTTAATAATAATGAAAGCGCTCTAAGTTCATTAGCCAACTCATTTTGTGCTAAAGTATCCGATTGAGAGAGTGCCTCTAAATTTGCAAATTTGTTTAAGCGCGCATCACGGAACCGATAGACCGGCGTATGGTTAATGACCGAACGTACCACTTGTTGCAGATTCTCAATTTCTAATCGTACGCCTTGGTTATCTAAAAACTGATATTCCGTTTTAACCCCTTGCTCAGTGAGAGTACCGGTAATTTGCAGATAAACGTGCTGTAATCCGGCATCGTTTAAATGGAAAATATCGTAATAGTGATTTTCTTCATCTTTCCCGAAGGTCTCGTTTTCCTCTTCACAGAAGGTAAAACATAATTCGATCGGCTGTGCTTGTTGATGATCCCTTAAATGAAAATCCTGTTCGCTAAATTGGTATAGTTCGTCTTTAACATTAAAGATATGGCTTAACGCATCCAGTAAACTGGATTTACCCCACGCATTTTCGCCAATCAAGACCATATTCGGTCGTAGTGTCAGAGAAAGGTGATTAATACCGCGAAAACCTGAAATCTCAATTTGTTGTAAATACATTTGCTATTTCTCCGTATTCGGTAGAATTTGGTAGCATGGTTTATATGCTTCTCCGGTCGGCAATTTCATTCGATGTTGAGTAATAAACGTTTGCAATAAGCGGTCGATTTTATCCAATAATTTGCGATCACCTTGTAGTTGGAACGGACCGAATTGTTCGATCAGATCTTGGGTCGCCGGCTTGATATTCCCCGCTACAATCCCGGAAAACGCTCGACGTAAATTTGCCGCAAGCTGTTCGGTCGGCTGATCAAAATGTAAATTCAAATTGGTCATATTATGATGAGTCGGCTCAAACGGATGAGTAAATTCATCGGAAATATGTAAAGACCAGTTAAAGCTATACGAATCGGCAAGCTCCAAACGTTGTTGCTTGATTTCTTTCATTGCTTTCGCCATTTTTTGTGCGACCAATATCGGGTCATCAATGATAATTTCGTACATCTGCTGGGCTTGTTTACCTAAAGTTTCACCGATAAATTGATCGATAGCTGTAAAATAGTCGGCACTTTCTTTCGGTGCGGTAAGGATAACCGGTAGTTTCTGCGCTTTATTCGCCGGATTCAGCTTCACACCTAAAATATAAAGTAGCTCTTCTAATGTACCCGGGCCGCCGGGGAAGATCACAATACCGTGTCCCATACGCACAAATGCTTCCAGGCGTTTTTCGATATCCGGCATAATGATTAATTCGGTTACGATCGGATTCGGCGGCTCGGAGGCAATAATCGACGGCTCGGTAATTCCAATAAAACGACTGTGTTTATAACGTTGATTAGCGTGACCGATGGTAGCTCCTTTCATCGGTGCTTCCATTACGCCGGTGCCGCAGCCAGTGACGATATTAAATTGGCGTAATCCGAGTTCCGTACCGACCGCACGACAATATTGATATTCGGTTTGATTAATCGAGTGTCCGCCCCAGCAAACAATCAGATTCGGATCCGAACCGATTTCCAATGCTTTGGCATTACGTAAAATCGAAAACACAAGATTAGTAATATATTTATTATCCTCTTGCGGTGAAGTGTGTTGCCCGATGTATTGATAAAGCGCATTCACAAACACAATATCGCGTAACACCGCAAATAAATGATATTGAATATTTACGATCATTTTTCCATCAACAAAGGCGGATTTCGGTGGATTATGCAATTCAAGCGATACGCCTTTTTCTTTGGTAAGCAGATTAATGTCGAAGTCGGGATACTGATTAAGAAGAGCGCGGCTGTCATCGGTAATTGCACCTGAATTCAGCACGGCAAGCGAACAGTTTCGATAGAGTGAATAGAGATTGCCTTGCGCGTTTTTGGTGAGTAATTCCATCTCTAAGTGAGATAGTTGGTCAAGGCTACCTTTTGGATTGACGCAATGAACGGTCATAAATTTTCCCTTAAATCCAAATAAAAACATTATCTGAATTTAAGGGAAAAATAGCAAATTTAATTACTTTCTTGTACAAAGCTAAGAGCTTGTTCAACCACTTCAACACCTGCGCCTTGCTTGGTGGCGTTTTCACTTAAATGACGACGCCATTGGCGTGCGCCTTTACAGTTTTGGAATGCGCCTAACATATGGCGAACGATATGGTTTAAATAAACCCCTTTTTTCGTTTGCGTTTCAATATAAGGCAACATTTTTTCCACCGCTTCTCGGGCGGTGACAAGCGGTCGATTTTCACCGAAAATTTGCGAATCTATTTCCCCTAATAGAGACGGATTTTGGTAAGCCTCACGTCCTACCATTACGCCATCGACAAATGCCAAGTGTCGTTTGATTTCCTCGACGGTTTTAATGCCGCCGTTAATCGAAATATTTAAATGCGGAAAATCACGTTTGAGCTGATAAACACGTTCATAATCAAGCGGTGGAATTTCACGATTTTGTTTCGGACTTAAACCGGAAAGCCACGCCTTACGAGCATGAACGATAAAATTATTGCTATACGGTTGTACTTTCTCAATAAAATCGCACAAAAATTCGTAGCTGTCCAAATCATCAATGCCGATACGGTGTTTAACCGTCACCGGAATTTGCACTGCATCTTGCATGGCTTTGATACAGTCGGCAACCAAATCGGCTTTTGCCATTAAACAAGCGCCGAACATCCCGTTTTGTACACGGTCGGAAGGACAGCCGACGTTTAAATTGATTTCCGCATAGCCGCGTTCTTCAACTAATTTGGCGCAATGAGCAAGTTGAGCCGGATCGCTGCCACCGAGCTGTAACGCAGCCGGATTTTCACTCGGATCGTATTCAAGCAGATCGTATTTGGCGTGAATGATCGCCGGCGCGGTGATCATTTCGGTATAAAGTAAAGCGTGTCGGCTAAATTGACGATGGAAGTAGCGACAATGACGAGTAGTCCAATCCAGCATTGGCGCAACGGAAAAACGTCCGCGATAAAATTGATTTTGCATAAGATTATTCATAAATAAAAATAACAAGCGGTGGAATTTAGCCGATTTTTTGTAAATTTTTCGCTAAATTTAACCGCTTGCGTAGAGATAAAAACTTGCTTCATCATACTATAAAACGCTTGCAAATTCACGGCTTTTAAACATTATTAACGATTTGATTATAATTAAGTCGATACAACATCTAGTGTATTTTTATCAGTAAACCACTAGATATGGGCTTGTAAATTAAAAAAACTTTTTTCCTTTATAAATCAAGAAACTAACTAAAAAGACTGTTTGTCAAGACTTGTGATCATAAAAAAATTTGCCTAAAATCCACGCCCATTGCAATTTAAAATAGAGCCAAGGAATTATGTCTAGAAATCTGTTTGAAAAACGCTTGAATATCAAGCCGTATGAATACCCTGAATTATTAGAATTTAAAGATGCTATTCGCCATTCCTATTGGTTACATACAGAGTTTAATTTTACCGGCGATATTCAGAATTACCGTATTGATATTAACGATCACGAACGTCACGTTTTAACGCGTGCAATGTTAGCGATTTCTCAAGTTGAAGTGAACGTAAAACGTTTCTGGGGTGAGTTATACCGTTACTTCCCGAAACCGGAAATGGATGATGTCGGTGGCACATTCGCCGAATCGGAAGTTCGTCATAAAGACGCTTACTCGTTTTTATTAGAAAAATTAGGGCTAAACGAAATGTTTAGCCAAATCCAAGATATTGAACCGTTAATGAACCGTATCCGTTATATGGAATCGTTCATGAAGGATAAAGATGCGGGTAAAGGCGAATTTGTGCTTTCACTTGTTTTATTCTCACTTTTTGTAGAACATATTTCCCTATTCGGTCAGTTCTTAATTATGATGTCGTTCAATAAGCATAAAAACCTTTTTAAAGGGATTTCGAATGCGGTTGAAGCGACTTCAAAAGAAGAAGAGATTCACGGTAAATTCGGTATTGCGTTATACGAAATTTTACGCGAAGAACACAGTGAACTTTTCACACCGGAATTTTTTGAAGATTTAAAAACGTTATCAAGCCAAGCATTTGAGGCGGAATGCGGTATTTTAGATTGGATTTTTGAAGAAGGTGATTTAAGTTTTATTAGCCGTGAAGAAGTCGAAAACTATATTCGCAGCCGTTATAACAACTCGTTAATAACGCTTGGCTTAGAGCCTCCGTACGATGTAAATCCTGAATTACTAAAAGAAACCGAGTGGTTTGATATTGAAATCTTATCGACAAAAGAAACAGATTTCTTTAACAAACGTAGTACTGATTACAGCAAAAAAATGAAGCAGATTACCGCAGATGACTTATTCTAATTCTCGTCCTGATTTTGAATGGCTAAATGAAGACAGCCGTTTATTTTTACAACGTGGTTATTTACTTGAAGGAACAACCGCATTAGATCGTATTCGTTTTATCGCAGAACATGCCGAGCGCAAACTTGGTATTGAAGGCTATGCGGATAAATTTTATCACTATATGGGGCGTGGTTATTTCTCGCTTTCATCACCTATTTGGTCAAACTTCGGTTTAGATCGCGGTTTGCCGATTTCTTGTTTTGGTAGCTATATAGGCGACTCAATCCATGAAATTATGGTGACAACCGCAGAAGTCGGTATGATGAGTAAAATCGGTGGAGGTACTTCAGCGTATTTCGGAGATATTCGTCCGCGCGGTTCGGCAATTAAAAATAACGGTAAATCAGACGGTTCGTTTAATTTTAGTAAATTGTTTGATACGGTAATCGACGTGATTTCTCAAGGTACTTCGCGTAAAGGTCAATTTGCCGGTTATATCGATATTGAACACGGCGATATTGACGAATGGTTAGATATTCATACCGAAGGTAACCCGATTCAATTAATGTACTATGGCGTATGTGTCGGTCATGATTGGTTGGAGTCAATGAAAGCGGGCGACCCGTATAAACGCCAGCTTTGGGCGAAATTGTTACAACGTAAAACCGAAACGGGTATTCCGTATTTATTCTTTAAAGATAACGCGAATGCCGGTCGTCCGGACGTTTATAAAGATAAAAATATGACGGTACACGCTTCCAACTTATGTACCGAAATTATGCTTCCGTCTAGCTCGGATGAAAGTTTCGTTTGTTGTTTATCTTCAATGAACTTACTTTATTTTGATGAGTGGAAAGACACCGATGCACCGGAAGTATTAACTTACTTCTTAGACGTGGTAATGAGCGAGTTTATCGAAAAAAGTAAAGATATGCCGTTCTTAGAACGTGCAAATCGTTTTGCAACTCGTCACCGTGCATTAGGTTTAGGCGTGTTAGGCTGGCATAGCTATTTACAAGCGAATAACATTGCGTTTGATAGCTTCCAAGCGATGCAGAAAAACAGCTTAATCTTTAAAACGTTACAAGAGAAAACCTTAAAAGCGTCGCAAGAGTTAGCGAAACGTTTTGGCGAGCCGGAAATCTTAAAAGGCTACGGTCGTCGTAATACTACGTTAATGAGTATTGCTCCGACTAAATCAAGCAGCTTTATTTTAGGTAGCGTATCGCCGTCGGTTGAACCGTTTAAATCTAACTACTATGTGAAAGATTTAGCGAAAATCAAAACCGTATATAAAAACCCGTTCTTAGAGAAATTACTCCAAGAAAAAGGTTTGGATACGGAAGAAATTTGGGAATCGATTTTACATAATGACGGTTCCGTGCAGCACTTGGAACAATTAACCGACGAAGAAAAAGAAGTATTCAAAACTTTCTCTGAAATCAGTCAGTTAAGCGTGATTCAGCAAGCGGCACAACGTCAGAAATATATCGACCAAGGTCAAAGTATTAATATTATGGTTCATCCGGCAACACCTGCTCGTGACTTAAACCAATTATACTTAACCGCAGAAGAACTCGGTTTAAAATCAATTTATTACCAATACTCAATGAGTGCGGCACAAGTATTTAACCGTAACTTATTAAGCTGTTCTAGTTGTGAAGGTTAATTATACGTATTGAAAAACACCACCGTAAGGTGGTGTTTTTATATCTATGTGCCGTTTCGGATTTATTTATCGAATCGTATTACGCTAGTCGCAAAAAAAGCACGAGTAAATTACTCGTGCTTTTGCTTTTTCTGATAACTTAGTAATAAGAGTGTTCGCCGTGTTGGTGTTCGGTCACGTCTTTTACGCCAGCCAGTTCATCAGGGAACATCGCTAACAATTGTTTTTCGATCCCTTCTTTTAACGTTACGTCCACCATCGAACAACCGTTACAGCCACCGCCGAATTGCAAGATTGC includes:
- a CDS encoding CdaR family transcriptional regulator; translated protein: MMLKLDIPTAQTIVKRTMQIIPNSVNVMDEEGVIIASGDPSRLGERHTGAVIALRNKQSVEIDEYLAKQWNYEAREGLNLPISYLGNTVGVIGISGKPNEVRQYGELVKMAAELIVEQSVLLAKERWQQRYKEEFIRQLLRGSLSKEEITQQAVFFQLDFSKPLVAIMIKMNQPDAEKLQLLLNHLELNSKHIALAVMDLDKLVLLKTEDEFTHLCKDRGLLSLLPEHNRHQEYKIVVGAKVTHFHQAGFSYQSALHTLSYAEQLRLKKQILLFSDYKLPALLADFAKTWQSEELLSPFNTLFAQDGKAVLFKSLQQYFLSNCDLAHASEKLFIHPNTLRYRLEKIEQITSLSFNKIEDKFILYLGASLLK
- a CDS encoding GntP family permease, which translates into the protein MVTVTAIGAVVALSVAIVLILKKVPPAYGMLIGALVGGLIGGADLSQTVSLMIGGAQGITTAVMRILAAGVLAGVLIESGAASTIAETIVKKLGETRALLALVLSTMILTAVGVFVDVAVITVSPIALALAKRGNLSKPAILLAMIGGGKAGNLMSPNPNAIAASDAFHLPLTSVMAAGIIPAIFGIILTYFLAKRLINKGSKVADSEVSANNLQNLPAFLPAIAAPLCAIILLALRPIADIKIDPLIALPLGGLVGALAMGKLKQVNQFATSGLLKMSPVAVMLLGTGALAGIIANSGLKDVLIEALTASGLPSYLLAPISGALMSLATASTTAGTVVASNVFSATLIELGVSALAGAAMIHAGATVFDHMPHGSFFHATGGSVNMEMKERLKLIPYETAVGLIMTIVSTLVFGVFKLF
- a CDS encoding glycerate kinase — protein: MKIVIAPDSFKESLTALEVAQSIEGGFRRIFPDAQYIKVPMADGGEGSVQSLIDATKGELLEVEVTAPLGNKVTGFLGISGDKQTAFIEMAAASGLHLVPFEQRNPLKTTSFGTGELIKKALDLGVKKILLGIGGSATNDGGVGMLQALGASFKNVAGEEIGFGGEQLQQISRISLENLDPRLQSVEFEVACDVNNPLCGERGASAVFGPQKGATPEMVQTLDKALAHFAEIALAQQGIAVAERAGAGAAGGMGGGLLLLPNVQLKAGVQIIIEATRLAEHIRDADLVITGEGRMDAQSIAGKTPVGVAKTAKQFNVPVIAIVGCLREDYNVVYQHGIDAVFPIIRQLNSLEETLKQGRENLESSAENVARLIKLKM
- a CDS encoding acylphosphatase, with the translated sequence MQQKQFIVTGHVQGVGFRFFTLQEAGKIGIKGYVKNRPEGSVEVVAMGSEAQMAAFRNWLQKGPPTSAVRNLIEQSYQGSEQFERFEIRR
- a CDS encoding DUF2813 domain-containing protein, which encodes MYLQQIEISGFRGINHLSLTLRPNMVLIGENAWGKSSLLDALSHIFNVKDELYQFSEQDFHLRDHQQAQPIELCFTFCEEENETFGKDEENHYYDIFHLNDAGLQHVYLQITGTLTEQGVKTEYQFLDNQGVRLEIENLQQVVRSVINHTPVYRFRDARLNKFANLEALSQSDTLAQNELANELRALSLLLRYYFLNAHAHQHHPNSMLDTSQLWNQVKSLCQRLKQSNDQQLIQQVRTQLSSLFVLNQKHNQIKTPIILFEDLEARLHPRMIAIFWELVTYLPVQRITTTNSMELLSQVPLREISRLVRYQDRTEAYSLAHSSLGKEDLRKLTFHIHYNRGLALFSRAWILVEGETEVWILTELANLLDINLEMEGIRIVEFAQCGLRPLIKYAKAMGIEWYVLTDGDQAGEKYADIAESMLQEDEHPSKHLTVIPRQDIEHFFYHEGLREVFVRLARWQPRDHKSFPSKTIIKRAIQYTSKPDLAIAISTEIKQRGNQAIPRLFKKLFIKVLQLIKEQ
- the ppnN gene encoding nucleotide 5'-monophosphate nucleosidase PpnN; translation: MTVHCVNPKGSLDQLSHLEMELLTKNAQGNLYSLYRNCSLAVLNSGAITDDSRALLNQYPDFDINLLTKEKGVSLELHNPPKSAFVDGKMIVNIQYHLFAVLRDIVFVNALYQYIGQHTSPQEDNKYITNLVFSILRNAKALEIGSDPNLIVCWGGHSINQTEYQYCRAVGTELGLRQFNIVTGCGTGVMEAPMKGATIGHANQRYKHSRFIGITEPSIIASEPPNPIVTELIIMPDIEKRLEAFVRMGHGIVIFPGGPGTLEELLYILGVKLNPANKAQKLPVILTAPKESADYFTAIDQFIGETLGKQAQQMYEIIIDDPILVAQKMAKAMKEIKQQRLELADSYSFNWSLHISDEFTHPFEPTHHNMTNLNLHFDQPTEQLAANLRRAFSGIVAGNIKPATQDLIEQFGPFQLQGDRKLLDKIDRLLQTFITQHRMKLPTGEAYKPCYQILPNTEK
- the dusA gene encoding tRNA dihydrouridine(20/20a) synthase DusA, with translation MQNQFYRGRFSVAPMLDWTTRHCRYFHRQFSRHALLYTEMITAPAIIHAKYDLLEYDPSENPAALQLGGSDPAQLAHCAKLVEERGYAEINLNVGCPSDRVQNGMFGACLMAKADLVADCIKAMQDAVQIPVTVKHRIGIDDLDSYEFLCDFIEKVQPYSNNFIVHARKAWLSGLSPKQNREIPPLDYERVYQLKRDFPHLNISINGGIKTVEEIKRHLAFVDGVMVGREAYQNPSLLGEIDSQIFGENRPLVTAREAVEKMLPYIETQTKKGVYLNHIVRHMLGAFQNCKGARQWRRHLSENATKQGAGVEVVEQALSFVQESN
- a CDS encoding ribonucleotide-diphosphate reductase subunit beta, giving the protein MSRNLFEKRLNIKPYEYPELLEFKDAIRHSYWLHTEFNFTGDIQNYRIDINDHERHVLTRAMLAISQVEVNVKRFWGELYRYFPKPEMDDVGGTFAESEVRHKDAYSFLLEKLGLNEMFSQIQDIEPLMNRIRYMESFMKDKDAGKGEFVLSLVLFSLFVEHISLFGQFLIMMSFNKHKNLFKGISNAVEATSKEEEIHGKFGIALYEILREEHSELFTPEFFEDLKTLSSQAFEAECGILDWIFEEGDLSFISREEVENYIRSRYNNSLITLGLEPPYDVNPELLKETEWFDIEILSTKETDFFNKRSTDYSKKMKQITADDLF
- a CDS encoding ribonucleoside-diphosphate reductase subunit alpha codes for the protein MTYSNSRPDFEWLNEDSRLFLQRGYLLEGTTALDRIRFIAEHAERKLGIEGYADKFYHYMGRGYFSLSSPIWSNFGLDRGLPISCFGSYIGDSIHEIMVTTAEVGMMSKIGGGTSAYFGDIRPRGSAIKNNGKSDGSFNFSKLFDTVIDVISQGTSRKGQFAGYIDIEHGDIDEWLDIHTEGNPIQLMYYGVCVGHDWLESMKAGDPYKRQLWAKLLQRKTETGIPYLFFKDNANAGRPDVYKDKNMTVHASNLCTEIMLPSSSDESFVCCLSSMNLLYFDEWKDTDAPEVLTYFLDVVMSEFIEKSKDMPFLERANRFATRHRALGLGVLGWHSYLQANNIAFDSFQAMQKNSLIFKTLQEKTLKASQELAKRFGEPEILKGYGRRNTTLMSIAPTKSSSFILGSVSPSVEPFKSNYYVKDLAKIKTVYKNPFLEKLLQEKGLDTEEIWESILHNDGSVQHLEQLTDEEKEVFKTFSEISQLSVIQQAAQRQKYIDQGQSINIMVHPATPARDLNQLYLTAEELGLKSIYYQYSMSAAQVFNRNLLSCSSCEG